In Salmonella enterica subsp. enterica serovar Typhimurium str. LT2, a single window of DNA contains:
- a CDS encoding putative inner membrane protein, translated as MANLLSTCTSESGNIQHISPQNAGWEYVGFDVWQLKAGESITLPSDERERCLVLVAGLASVKAADSFFYRIGQRMSPFERIPAYSVYLPHHTEAKVTAETDLELAVCSAPGFGELPVRLISPQEVGVEHRGKGRNQRLVHNILPDSQLADSLLVVEVYTNEGDTSSWPAHKHDTAVEGQETYLEETYYHRFNPPQGFCLQRVYTDDRSLDECMAVYNRDVVKVPKGYHPVATIAGYDNYYLNVMAGPLRKWRFTWEENHAWINSPDYPR; from the coding sequence ATGGCCAACTTGCTGAGTACCTGTACCTCTGAGTCGGGAAATATCCAACACATTTCCCCTCAAAATGCAGGCTGGGAGTATGTCGGTTTTGATGTCTGGCAGTTGAAGGCTGGAGAGTCGATAACCCTGCCGTCCGATGAGCGTGAACGCTGTCTGGTGCTGGTTGCCGGGCTGGCCAGCGTTAAGGCCGCCGACAGTTTTTTCTATCGGATTGGTCAGCGCATGAGTCCGTTTGAACGCATTCCGGCTTATTCGGTTTACCTCCCCCATCATACGGAGGCGAAAGTGACAGCCGAAACCGACCTTGAGCTGGCCGTATGCAGCGCGCCGGGATTCGGAGAGCTTCCGGTACGTCTGATCTCGCCACAAGAGGTCGGGGTAGAGCATCGGGGAAAAGGGCGCAATCAGCGCCTGGTGCATAACATCCTTCCTGATAGCCAGCTCGCCGACAGCCTGCTAGTCGTTGAAGTGTACACTAATGAAGGCGATACCAGCTCCTGGCCCGCGCACAAGCACGATACGGCAGTTGAAGGCCAGGAGACCTATCTGGAAGAGACGTACTATCACCGTTTCAATCCACCTCAGGGATTCTGCTTACAGCGCGTCTACACCGACGATCGCAGCCTGGATGAATGTATGGCGGTCTATAACCGGGATGTAGTGAAAGTACCTAAGGGCTACCACCCGGTTGCCACCATCGCGGGTTACGATAACTACTATCTGAACGTGATGGCCGGCCCGCTACGAAAATGGCGTTTCACCTGGGAAGAGAACCACGCGTGGATTAACTCACCAGACTACCCGCGATAA
- a CDS encoding putative NAD-dependent aldehyde dehydrogenase (similar to E. coli phenylacetaldehyde dehydrogenase (AAC74467.1); Blastp hit to AAC74467.1 (500 aa), 34% identity in aa 22 - 500), with translation METVGNFIHGKTTLSSSGETLPVTNPATGKVIRQVTQSTREEMLAAIQSAHEAFPAWSKMTPLRRARILFEFKVLLEKHRDELAALIVSEHGKVWSDALGELTRGIEVVEFACGIPHLSKGEYSFNVGSGVDSFSLMQPLGVVAGITPFNFPAMVPMWMFPVALACGNTFVLKPPALVPSASLRMAQLLQEASLPDGVFNVVHCGNEAASLLTSDPRVQAVSFVGSSAVAEHIYTTASAHGKRVQAFGAAKNHAIVMPDADLDATVNAIMGGAFGSAGERCMALPVVVAVGDETADRLIERLKPLIAALRIGPGELRGKDENEMGPVVSRAHQQKVLGYIDKGVSEGATLVMDGRNYSVAGYPEGFYVGGTLFDNVTPEMTIWREEIFGPVLGIVRVPDYATAISTVNSHEFGNGSVIFTTNGHYAREFAQSVEAGMVGINIPVPVPMAFHSFGGWKRSVFGALNVHGPDGVRFYTRMKTVTSRWPNGQQIVSEFSMPTLG, from the coding sequence ATGGAAACAGTCGGCAATTTTATTCATGGTAAAACGACACTGAGCAGCAGCGGCGAGACGCTACCGGTGACTAATCCGGCCACCGGTAAAGTAATTCGTCAGGTCACCCAGAGCACCCGAGAGGAGATGCTGGCGGCAATTCAAAGCGCACATGAGGCTTTTCCGGCATGGAGTAAAATGACTCCGCTACGCCGGGCACGTATCCTTTTTGAATTCAAAGTATTACTGGAAAAGCATCGGGACGAACTGGCGGCGCTGATCGTCAGCGAGCATGGCAAGGTCTGGTCAGATGCGCTTGGCGAGCTGACGCGCGGCATAGAGGTTGTCGAATTTGCCTGCGGGATCCCGCACCTCAGCAAAGGAGAGTACTCCTTTAACGTCGGCTCAGGCGTTGACAGCTTTTCATTAATGCAGCCGCTTGGGGTTGTGGCAGGCATCACACCGTTTAACTTCCCGGCAATGGTGCCTATGTGGATGTTCCCGGTTGCTCTGGCTTGCGGCAATACCTTCGTCCTGAAACCGCCCGCACTGGTGCCGTCCGCATCGTTACGTATGGCGCAGCTTCTGCAGGAGGCTAGCCTGCCGGACGGCGTGTTTAACGTTGTTCACTGTGGCAATGAGGCGGCTAGCCTGTTGACCAGCGACCCTCGCGTACAGGCCGTCAGCTTTGTCGGTTCCTCCGCCGTCGCGGAACATATCTATACCACCGCCAGCGCCCATGGCAAACGCGTACAGGCCTTCGGGGCCGCCAAAAATCACGCAATCGTCATGCCGGATGCAGATCTGGACGCCACCGTCAACGCCATTATGGGCGGAGCATTTGGTTCCGCGGGCGAACGCTGTATGGCGCTGCCGGTAGTGGTCGCGGTGGGCGATGAAACGGCGGACCGTCTGATCGAACGCCTGAAACCGCTGATTGCGGCGCTACGTATCGGCCCGGGAGAGCTGCGCGGCAAAGATGAAAATGAAATGGGCCCGGTTGTTTCACGTGCTCATCAACAGAAAGTGTTGGGTTACATCGACAAAGGGGTGAGCGAGGGAGCAACTCTGGTCATGGATGGCCGCAACTATAGCGTGGCGGGATATCCTGAAGGCTTTTATGTCGGCGGCACTCTGTTTGATAACGTCACGCCTGAGATGACCATCTGGCGTGAAGAAATTTTTGGCCCGGTTCTCGGAATTGTGCGCGTCCCGGATTATGCCACCGCCATTAGCACGGTAAACTCCCATGAATTCGGCAACGGCAGCGTGATTTTCACCACCAACGGTCACTATGCGCGCGAATTCGCCCAGTCGGTTGAAGCCGGGATGGTCGGTATTAATATTCCAGTTCCGGTTCCGATGGCATTTCACTCTTTTGGCGGCTGGAAGCGCTCGGTGTTTGGCGCCCTGAACGTCCATGGGCCGGATGGCGTGCGCTTCTATACCCGGATGAAAACCGTTACCTCGCGTTGGCCGAACGGACAGCAGATCGTATCGGAGTTCAGTATGCCGACTCTCGGTTAA
- a CDS encoding putative cytoplasmic protein produces MKQKCYIDHNFFQIFPRHNRQPLMTHQIKTIKINKLIIFLISCCTYPRIKISRQTFKIKFHKNKFEIFNPKIYIEYGMRFRLKITRLSCDRSVRTSSTSV; encoded by the coding sequence ATGAAACAAAAATGCTATATAGATCATAATTTTTTCCAAATCTTTCCTCGTCACAACAGACAACCATTGATGACACACCAAATAAAAACGATAAAAATCAATAAGTTAATTATATTTTTGATTTCTTGCTGCACATACCCTCGTATAAAAATCAGCCGTCAAACTTTCAAAATAAAATTTCATAAAAATAAATTTGAAATTTTTAATCCTAAAATTTACATTGAATACGGTATGCGTTTTAGGCTGAAGATAACCAGGCTTTCCTGTGACCGCTCAGTCAGAACGTCGTCAACATCGGTTTAA